One region of Lytechinus pictus isolate F3 Inbred chromosome 8, Lp3.0, whole genome shotgun sequence genomic DNA includes:
- the LOC129266348 gene encoding serine/threonine-protein phosphatase 2A 65 kDa regulatory subunit A alpha isoform-like — MASKEQQPTIGDDSLYPIAVLVDELRHEDVTRRLLSIKKLSTIALALGEERTRAELIPFLTDTIYDEDEVLLALAEQLGTFTPFVGGQEHVSCLLPPLESLATVEETVVRDKAVESLRNLSGEHSTADLENQFIPMVKRLAAGDWFTSRTSACGLFSVCYTRCKNTYKGELRQLFNNLCSDDTPMVRRAAASKLGEFAKVVEGEYVKSDLIPMFINLASDEQQDSVRLLAVEACVNIASLLQQSDKEALIMPTMRGCAEDKSWRVRYMVADKFTELQDAVGPEITKQDLVPAFKGLLKDCEAEVRAAAAHKVKAFCEHLSEDMREEAIMTQLLPCIKDLVVDPNQHVKSALASVIMGLSPILGKDRTIEHLLPLFLTALKDECPEVRLNIISNLDCVNKVIGISQLAQSLLPAIVELAEDNKWRVRLAIIEYMPLLAAQLGVEFYDEKLNSLCMSWLVDNVYAIREAATLNLKKLVEKFGSSWAQHTIIPNILAMSKDSNYLHRMTCLFSVNVLIDVVDPEVVMKLMLPTITSLAGDAVANVRFNVAKTLQKMVPLVNPPLQGEIKEVLDKLNTDADLDVKYYAAEALTVM, encoded by the exons ATGGCGTCAAAAGAACAGCAGCCAACCATTGGAGATGACTCCCTGTATCCCATAGCTGTACTCGTTGATGAGCTGAGACACGAAGACGTAACG AGGAGACTGTTAAGCATCAAAAAGCTGTCTACAATCGCTTTAGCATTGGGTGAAGAAAGAACAAGGGCAGAACTTATACCATTCCTTACAG ataccatttatgatgaagatgaagtgCTTTTGGCATTGGCAGAGCAGCTTGGTACTTTTACTCCCTTTGTCGGTGGTCAAGAACATGTATCTTGTTTATTG CCTCCCCTGGAAAGTTTAGCCACCGTTGAAGAGACTGTAGTGAGAGATAAAGCCGTGGAAAGCTTGCGTAATCTATCTGGGGAACACAGCACAGCTGACTTAGAGAATCAATTTATCCCAATGGTCAAACGTCTGGCGGCCGGGGACTGGTTTACATCACGGACGTCGGCATGCGGCCTCTTTAGCGTCTGTTACACAAGATGCAAGAATACGTATAAAGGAGAGTTAAGACA ACTGTTTAACAATCTATGTAGTGATGACACCCCTATGGTAAGGAGAGCTGCTGCCAGTAAACTGGGTGAATTTGCCAAAGTAGTAGAAGGCGAATATGTCAAGTCTGATCTCATTCCTATGTTCATCAACCTAGCCAGTGACGAACAG CAAGACTCGGTGCGACTGTTAGCCGTGGAAGCTTGTGTAAACATCGCCTCTCTGCTTCAGCAATCGGATAAGGAAGCCCTCATCATGCCCACTATGAGAGGCTGCGCAGAAGATAAGTCATGGAGAGTGAGATATATGGTTGCAGATAAGTTCACAGAG TTACAAGATGCAGTAGGTCCCGAAATAACCAAGCAGGACCTGGTGCCGGCGTTCAAGGGTCTCCTGAAGGACTGCGAGGCAGAGGTCAGAGCAGCCGCTGCTCACAAAGTCAAAGCATTCTGTGAGCACCTGTCCGAAGACATGAGGGAGGAGGCCATCATGACACAGCTTCTGCCCTGTATCAAG GACCTTGTAGTTGACCCGAATCAGCATGTGAAGAGCGCTCTTGCTTCCGTCATCATGGGACTTTCGCCTATTCTTGGGAAGGACAG GACTATAGAGCACCTGTTACCGCTGTTCTTGACTGCGCTGAAGGACGAATGCCCGGAGGTCAGGCTGAACATCATCAGTAACCTTGACTGTGTCAACAAGGTCATTGGCATCAGTCAACTAGCACAGTCTCTACTCCCAGCCATTGTAGAACTGGCAGAGGATAACAAATGGAGGGTTCGACTTGCTATCATAGAGTACATGCCACTACTAGCTGCACAACTG GGTGTAGAGTTCTATGATGAAAAGCTGAATTCTCTTTGCATGTCATGGCTCGTGGACAATG TATATGCCATCAGAGAAGCTGCTACACTCAATCTCAAGAAGCTCGTAGAAAAGTTTGGTTCATCATGGGCACAG CATACCATTATCCCGAATATCCTAGCCATGTCTAAGGATTCCAACTATCTTCATCGTATGACATGTCTTTTCTCTGTCAACGTCCTCATTGACGTCGTTGATCCAGAAGTTGTTATGAAGTTAATGTTGCCTACTATCACCTCTCTTGCTGGGGATGCCGTCGCCAATGTCCGCTTCAACGTTGCCAAGACTCTCCAGAAGATGGTACCACTCGTCAATCCCCC